AGATGATTGTGTTGAAATCGAAAAACGGTGCCCCGTGGGGTACCAAAGCACCTCACCAGGGATGGATAAAGGCATCACACTCATCCCGGAAGAGTCCCTTCCAGGTTTTTGCATTTCCTCACAGGAGCAAATCACCAGACGATCATATTCCTGTCCAACCCTCACGCCTTTATATACGATCGTCCAACCAGACTGCCCATGCTCTAACCGATCTAATACCCGTTCCACCAAATCAAACCTCGGGCTCTGCTGGTGTCCCGCAATGATCTGAAGACTCTGGCGGACCACTCTCCGACGAATAGGTAACGGTACGTTTAAAAGCGCCATACGGTCAAATTGCCGTTCTCCCATGGTGTCCGTCACACACGTGCGGTGGAACGCCTCATCCGTTAATGTCTCCAGGTATGCATGATCATCCCGAAGAATATGTGCCTGCCGGGTCAACACATTCACAATCCCCGGCGAATACTGTTTCAATTGAGGAATCAGGTGCTGACGAATGCGATTCCGAAGGTACACCGATTGAACATTGGTGGAATCTAATCTCGATTCCTCCTGCCTCTCCTCCAGATACGCCACAATTTCACTTCGATGGATATCAAGCAATGGACGAACGACATACATTCCTCGCCTGGGAGGGATGCCCCCTAATCCACCGGTTCCACACCCACGTAGCATCCACATAAGAACCGTCTCGGCTTGATCGTCTGCCGTATGCCCAAGCGCTAACTTTGTCGCTTTCCGGTCAAGGACCATTTGCTCTAATGCCCGGTACCGCGCTCTTCGGGCATATTCCTGGAGTGATTCCTTCTTCAATTTTACATCGTATTTATTCAGATGGAGCCGGCGGACGAGGACGGGCACTCCAAATCTCTCACCTAACGCCTCCACGAACTTCGCATCCCCTTCACTTTCGGCTCCGCGAAATCCATGGTCCACATGACCGATACAGATGTCCCAATGCCACCGGGTGCGCAACTCCACCAAACACCGAAAAAGGGCTATAGAATCAGGGCCACCGGAAACCGCCACCACGATCCGATCTCTTGACGCGAATAATCCCTTTGCCCGAATAGCCTGGTCAACCTTTCGTTCCATTCCAATGACAGGAGCGAGACGACTCATCTATACCTTTTCTCCCTGAACGACCGCAGGAATTCGGGGCCCTTCTGAATAGTTCCGCAAGATCTCCCTGGCTCGCTGGCCATCCTGTGCCATTTGACTCACGAGATCCTGGGAATTGGCAAACACCATATCCCCCCTCACTCTTTCAATAAAATGCACTGAAATGTTTTCTCCATAAAGCTGAAGAGTCTTATCAAACATGTGCACTTCCAATAAACGTTCCTCTTCGGAAAACGTCGGCCGCGTGCCGATATAGGCAATGGAATCCAGGCATTCCCCTTTCAACACTGTCAGGGTGGCATAGACACCATCCGCAGGAAGAACACGATGTCCGGGGAGTCGAAGATTGGCCGTCGGCCATCCAAACTGTTTCCCTCGCTTTTCGCCCGGAATCACAATCCCCTCTAACATATAGGGGCGCCCCAAACATTGCGCACCCTGCCCCACGTCTCCAAGGGTCAGGCATTGACGAATGCGCGTCGAACTCACCACCTTCTGTCCCACAATGACGGGCGCTATCGGCTCAACGGAAAAATCGGCTTGTGTCCCTAATGCAACCAGATCCTTCACGCCTCCACTTCTTCCCTTACCGAATACAAAATTTTCTCCAACAAACAGCTTTCGAATCCCAAGCCCGTCACGGAGAACCTGACGAACAAACTCCTCCGGCCTCAGGCCGGCTAACTCCCTGGTGAAAGGGAGAATCACCAGCTCCCCGACCCCTAGACGATCAAAGAACGCTATCTTTTCCTTATCATCAGATAAAAATTTATGGACAGATCCGGGACGCAACACCTCCACAGGATGCGGAGCGAAGGACAGGACCATTGGATATCCTTTGATCTGCCGGGCGCAATCCACGACAACCTGTACAAGAGCACGGTGTCCCAAATGCTGGCCATCAAAATTGCCAATGGTGAGAACAGGCCAGGAAGCGGGACGAACCGCCGGTAATCCTCGGGAAATTTTCATACACCGTCACGGGTGAGGAGACATGCAGCCTCTTTGGCAAAATACGTGAGGATCAGATCCGCCCCTGCGCGTTTAATCGCGAGTAAACTTTCCATCATCACCGAAGCTTCATTGACCCAGCCTAACTGCGCACCGGCCTTGATCATGCTGTATTCCCCACTTACTTGATACGCGGCCACGGGAACAGCCGCAAGTTCGCGAACTCGGCGCAGAATATCCAAATAAAACAAGGCTGGCTTCACCATCACAATATCGGCCCCCTCCTGAATGTCCAGCTCCACCTCACGCAACGCTTCCCTCGCATTGGCTGCATCCATTTGGTAGGACCGTCGGTCCCCAAAGGATGGGCTCGAAAAGGCCGCATCACGAAACGGGGCATACAACGCCGAAGCATACTTGGCAGAATAGGCCATAATGGGCATTTCAGAAAATCCCTGTTGGTCCAATGCCTGTCGAATCGCGGCAACCCGGCCATCCATCATATCGGAAGGAGCAACCATATCCACTCCCGCTTCCACATGACTCAGCGCCATTGCCTGAAGGCACTCCAGCGTTTCATCATTGAGAATCCGGCCGTCTCGAACAATGCCGCAATGACCATGCGAAGTATATTCATCAATGCACACATCGGTGATCACTATTAAATCGGGCAAATGGTCCTTCAGCGCCCGGACTGCCCGCTGAACAACCCCATCCTTCTCATAGGCGGAAGATCCACGCTCGTCTTTGTGTTCGGGAATCCCAAATAAGATGACGGCTGGAACCCCTGACTCCCAGGCAGCTTTGGCTTCCTGAACGACCCGATCCACAGACCACCGCCATTGGCCAGGCATCGAGGCGATCGGTTCTTGCTTGTTCTTTCCAAAGGTCACAAATAAGGGATAGATAAAATCAGCCGGATTCAGCTGCGTCTCCCTGACCATGCGCCGAAGCGAGTCATGTTGCCGCAAACGACGTAAACGATGAACGGGAAATCCCATACTCGTCCTTACTTTCGAGGAAGATTTGTTAAAAAGACCACTAGATCCCGAACAGAAATCATCCCCACCATGGCTCCAGCCTGGGTAACGCCCAGGTGCCGAATATGTTCTTTAGCCATTAGATCATTTGCATCCAACAGGGTTCGATCGGCCTCGATGCTGACAATCGGAGCGGACATAATTTTTTCGACCGTCGTCCGCATCGGGTCCGCACCCGCGGCGACCACCCTTCGAACCAGATCCGTATCAGTTAAAATGCCGATAATTTCCTCTCCACTGGTCACAATCACACTTCCGATTCCATTATCCCGCATCATTTCTGCAGCGGTCTTGACTAAAATATCCCGGTCAACTTTGACAATTTTGTCTACAGGGACCATACAAGATTTTACAGGAACCATGACGCTACTCCTCCCATCAATCGGTTAACAGAACGTGGTGTCTAAAACTTCCTTCACCATAGAATATTTATGAAGACGATACCAATCGCATATCCTTTGGATTTTGCCGGGCGTGAATGATCATGGCATCGACCAACGCCGGAACCGTACTCTCCAATGCCATGACATCCACCGACAGCCCTTCTTCCTGAACGGTTTGAGCGGTGATCGGGCCAATGACGGCCACAATCAAATGCCGTGTTAATTCCTGCAATTCCTGGCGGTTCTCAAACAACTGACAAAAATTTTTCACTGTTGAAGAACTGGTAAAGGTCACATACTGAATTTCCCTGTTGCGCAGTCGATCACGAAGAGGGCCCATATCGACGACAGGAGGAAGGGCTTGGTACGCATGGACCACATGCACGGTGGCTCCCATGGCCTTCAACTGTTCAGGAAGAACCTCGCGTGCCACTTTGGCTCGAGGAATCAAAATCCGTTGACTGGCGACCCCTACCCCGCCGAGGGCCTGCAAAATCCCCTCTGCCTGAAAATCTTGAGGAACCAGATCCGAGGCAATCCCCCAGCGAGCAGCCTCTTCCCGGGTTCGAGGACCAATACAACACACACGGATTCCGGCCAAGCTCCGCACATCTTTGTGATGAAACCAGAGACGTTCCATGAAGGATTGCACGCCATTCACACTCGTGAAAATCACCCAGTCGTATGTCGAAATCGCGGCAATCGCCTCATCCACAGGAGTCCAGCTATCAGGAGGATGAATCTCCAACGTAGGACATTCCACCGGCTCCGCACCCTGTGCCGCCAGCAAATTTGAAAGAGCCGGCGCCTGGGCACGTGGCCTGGTCACTAAAACCCCTTGTCCAAACAGAGGACGGGACTCATGCCAGTTCAGTCGTTCACGTAACCGAACGACTTCACCCACAACAATCACTGATGGCGGACTCATGTCTGCCTGGGAGGCTAATTTCACAATGTCGGATAACATTCCCACCACTGTTCGTTGACGAGCATAGGTGCCCCATCGAATCACCGCCACGGGAGTCGTCGCAGGCTTGCCTTCTTGAATGAGCCGTTCCACAATCTGCGGAAGATTTTTCATGCCCATTAAAAAGACAAGTGTCCCTTCAGCCGAGGCGAAACGCGGCCATTCCATTGCACTCGATGGTTTGGTCGGATCTTCATGCCCGGTCACAAATGCAACCGTCGAGGCGAGGGTCCGGTGTGTCACGGGAATGCCGGCATAAGCCGGCACCGCCACGGCAGCCGTTACTCCAGGGACGACTTCAAATGGGATCTCAGCGTCAGCAATTGCTTCGGCTTCTTCACCTCCACGGCCAAACACAAAAGGATCCCCCCCCTTGAGGCGCACGACACACTTACCTTCTCGAGCTTTGGTAACCAACAAGGCGTGAATCTCCGCCTGATTCCGATAGGCACCACGCCCTTTTCTGCCGACATAAATACACTCGGCGTGAGAAGGGGCAAATTTCAACAATTCTGGATTAGCCAAGTGGTCGTAGAGCACCACATCAGCCTGCTCGAGACACTCTTTCCCTCGAAGGGTCAGCAACTTGGCATCGCCGGGCCCGGCTCCAACCAAAAACACCCGACCATGAATGACAACTGACTTGGTCATGCCATCCCATAAATTTCCTGGAGAATGGGCTGCGCCCCACCGTCCAACAATTGTCCAGCCACCTGCATGCCAATTGATTCGGCTTCCCCCGCCGGGCCCGATACCACTTGACGAATATATCGTTTTCCATCAAGGCTTGTGACCAACCCATCCAGAGTCAGGGTGTCCCCTAGGAGGGTCGCATACCCTGCAATGGGAACCTGACATCCGCCTTCCAACCCTGCAAGCAAGGCCCGTTCGGCAGTGACCGCAATCCGAGTTGGACGATGTTCAAACTGTGCGACCAGATCCCGAATCCACGAATCATCTTTCCGTCCTTCCAGACCCAAGGAACCTTGGCCAATTGCCGGCAGACTCACATCCACGGACAAATACTCCGTCACTTCCTGGTCCCATCCTAAGCGCTTGAGCCCTGAGGCGGCCAGAATAATAGCATCATACTGACCCTCACGAACCTTGCGTAGTCGCGTATCAACATTCCCACGCAACATCGCAATCTCAAGATCCGGACGAGCATGTAACAACTGCGCCTGTCTTCGCAAACTACTGGTTCCGACTCGTGCACCGATCGGCAATGTCGCCAAAGTATGGCCTTCACGGGCAATCAACGCATCCCTGGGATCCTCCCGCTCGGGAACACAAATAATCCCCAATCCTTCAGGCAATTCTGACGGTACGTCTTTCATGCTGTGCACGGCCAGATCAATATCTCGTCGGAGCAGCGCTTCTTCAATTTCTTTGACAAACAGCCCTTTTCCTCCAATTTTGGCCAACGGCACATCTTGAATCTTATCTCCGCTGGTTTGAATGCGCTTCAAAATGACAGAAGTATCCGGCGCAAGGGCTTTGAGCTGCGCTTGCACCCATTCGGCTTGCCATATGGCCAATTGGCTTCCCCGCGTTCCGACAATGAGCGTAGACCGCATACGACCCTTCCCCTGATTCATATGCCATCCTTGTGTGGAAGGGGCTCCTCGCTGATGCCATCACCTGTCTCATCTTCCAGGAGTGGGATCTCTCCGGAGTGAATCTCCCGCTCGCGAAGTTCAAAAAACCGGCGGGCGGCTTCAATAAACGCAAAGCCATTTTGAGATTGCGCTTCCGACTTTAAGGTCACGACCGGGCCATGGAGTAATTTATTCACAATCGCCGAGGCAAGCCCTTCGATAGCAGCTCGGTCCTTTGGTGACAATTCTCCCAGACGACCGAAGACTTTCTCTAACTCGCCTTGTTTGATCTCTTCCGCTTTTTTTCTCAAGGCTACAATAGTGGGCGTGGCTTCCAAGCCACGAACCCAGGCCACCATACTTCCGACTTCTTCCCTCACCATATGCTCGGCGGTTTCGGCTTCTTTCAATCGTTCTTCCTGATTATGTCCCACATGAGCTTTGAGATCATCAATGTCAAACACATAGGCGTTATCAACATCCTTGACGGCCGGATCAATATTTCGAGGCACCGTGATATCAATCAAAAACATGGGACGGTTCATTCGATGATATACCGCCATTTCGATATCATCCTTGGTAATGACATAGTGGGGAGCACCCGTGGCGCAAATCACAATATCCACCTTGGGTAACGTGCTTCGAAGCTGTTCATAGGGAACCGCCTGTCCATGAAAGCGCTCGGCCAATGTGAACGCACGATGATGATTACGATTGGTAATAAGAACCTCTTTCACACCCTGATTCACCAAGTGTTGCGCCGCCAACTTTCCCATCTCCCCTGCACCGACTAACAAGACGACTCGTTGCTTCAGATTTGAAAAAACTTTTTTGGCTAATTCCACAGCGGCATAGCTGACAGAAACCGCATATTCCCCGATCCGCGTTTTCGTCCGGACACTTTTTCCCACTGAAATCGCTTTTTTAACGACCTTATTAAGAATGACCCCGGACGAACGATGGGTCAAAGCGAGCTCATAGGCTTCCTTGACCTGTCCAAGGACCTGAGGTTCTCCCACGACCATGGAATCTAAACTAGCCGATACCCGAAATAAATGCGCAATGGCGTCATCATCGCTATATCGATACAGATGAGGGAGTAAATCCTCAGAAGATAAGGAGAAATGGGTTGAGACCAAAAAATCCTCCAATTGACGAAAACCCCATTCTCCCTTTTCCACGACGGCATATACCTCAACACGGTTGCAGGTCCCCAGATACATGGCTTCTTTAATTTCGGAATACGCCATGAGCCGACCCAACGCCTCTCCCATCCGGCTATCCTGAATGGCCAGTAATTCACGCAGTTCAACGGAAGCCGTCCGATGATTGAGGCCTAAAACGATAATATTCATAACGGGGACATCGGTTGAGGACTTTTGATAAGGATGCCGACAAAAGTCAAAATTACTCCGGCGAATCCCACAATGGTTAGATAAGCGGCTTTTTTAGCCCTCCAGCCGGCCGTCACCCTTCCCAGCAGGACCGCGAAATAAAAGAACCAGGTAATTAACGCCCAAATTTGCTCGGAGTTCCAACTCAAATACGATCCAATCGTTAATTGGGCTGAAACGGCCCCTGTCAGAATTCCTAAGGTCAATAAGGGAAACCCAAAAAGGATAGATCGTTGATTGAGAGAATCTAAAAAGTCCAGCGGTGGGAGCTTGAAAGCTAGCACATTAAATTGTTTGGACTTCAAAAGACGCTCCTGCATCACATACATGAGCCCGGCCACAAAGGCCACAGCAAATCCGATGGTACCCAGGATACTCAGGGTTACATGCACCCATACCGTCTGAAAGACCGGGGCAATGGTATCAGCTGACTGAGGGGCCAGTGTTGCCGAAACGAGAGACAGAAAGGCCAGCGGAAGAATAAAGGCGCCCAACACTTCTAATCCCCTTTTCAGACCAACGACCAAAAAAACCAGCACTAACCCCCAGGCGAAAAAGGACATCGCGTCCTTAAATGTCATAATAGGGACATGCCCCGTCGATACCATAGCCATGATGAGTGCCGAGGTATGAGCAACAAACCCCAAACCTGTGGCCACAAGGGAAATTTTTGAGATGGCATCGGAACGGTGCCAGAGATATAAAAGAAAAAGGAGGGTGCCTCCGAAATAAAGGCCCATGGTGAGATATGGCAGTAATTCAGACATTGAACAACCTAGTAAAGAAACATACACAGTGAGCCATGTCGAGTATAGAACTGCATATAGAGAAGGTCAAGAAAATCAATGAGTTACCAGCATTCATTGGTTAACCACAATAGGAAAATCACACCGCGTATCCGCTCATACAGTACCTGCAGTAGTTCCACCACAAACATTTAAAGCTTGACCGGTTATTGCACTGGCCGCATGTGAGCAAAGATACAGGACGAGACTGGCCACTTCCTCGGCTTCCGCCATTCTTTTAATCGGAATCATACTAATCGCGGATTCACGAAATTCATCCGGTGAAACCCCAAGGCTGGCGGCAGTTTCTTCGATTCCCTTTCTGGCCATGGCAGTATCCACCCAGGTGGGGCAAATGGCGTTCACGGTTATGCCCTGAGAGGCGACTTCCAGCGCCAGAGCTTTAGTGAACCCTAAAATGCCATGCTTGGCTGTGCAATAGGCTAAATACCCTGCCACGCCAAATCGCCCCAAGACGGAGGAAATATTAACGATACGTCCATAATGGTGGGGAAGCATATGTGGAATAGCGAGTTTCGAAACCAAGTAGCTGCCTGTTAAATTCACCTGAAGAATATTCTGCCACTTGGAATCATCCGGATCATGAATCGACGTTTGACCTGATGCTCCTGCGTTATTAACAAGAATGTCCAGCCTGCCAAACTTTTGGATCACCCTCTTCATGGTATGCTCAACATCAACCCGTCGGGTTACATCGCATGGTATCGAAAGCACGTCTCCGCCAGCTTGAACGAGATCGTCTGCTGTGCCCTCTAATTCTTCCACACGTCTTCCACAAATAGCGACTCCCGCCTGTTGCCTCACCAAGGCCATGGCAATGGTTCGTCCAATGCCCTCTCCCCCTCCCGTAACCAGAGCCACCTGACCTTGAAAACTATGGGTGTCACCCATCCTTCATATCCTTATCATTTGCCAATTGAATCAGGAGGCGGGTACGACTGGAACCTCCTGGACAATGGCAAGCTCAGGCAGTACCATCTCCAACCTTGCCCTGCGTCATCTTCCATCAATAAACCATGACCGGAACCCTTTACATTGTCAGCACGCCAATCGGCAATCTGGAAGATATGACCTTCCGGGCCATCCGCATCCTCCAGGAGGTAGCCATTATTGCGGCCGAGGACACACGTCGCACCCAAAAACTCTGCACCCATTATCACATCGGCACGCCACTCACCAGTTATCACGATTTCAACAAGGAGGAAAAAACCGACATTCTCCTCCATCGGCTCCAGGAAGGAAATTCCGTTGCCTTGGTTTGCGATGCGGGCACTCCTCTTATTTCTGATCCTGGGTTTTATCTGGTTCGCCAGGCAATCAGGTCAAATATTCCACTTATCCCTATTCCAGGACCATCTTCCGTTCTTACGGCATTATGCGTGTCAGGTTTGGCAACAGATCGATTTATTTTTGAGGGATTTGTGCCCAGAAAACCAGGGGCCAGAGAAAAATTTTTTCAAAATCTAAAAGAAGAAAAAGGTACCATTATTGTTTTTGAAACCCAGCATCGGATTCTTAAAACATTACAAGTCATCACTACCGTCATGGGAAACAGACACATCGTACTGACACGGGAATTGACAAAACTCAACGAAGAAATTCTACGGGGAGAAATTGAAGAAGTGGTTCAACAGTTAAAAGGCAAATCGATTAAAGGAGAAATAACACTTTTAATTCAAGGGTTACCTCAAAGGAGTAAAAGGCAATTGGAACCATTAACCGAACATTCCAGCTCGACCCCCATCACACACTTACCTTCTGAATAACCACACGGTAATAATGGTCAACTTTTTCTTGTTCAAGAATCTGGTGACCCTCATTGGTAATGCTTTGCGGGACATTTCGAATCGGTTCGCCTTCATCCAACAGGACCCTCAACCGATCTCCGCTTTCTAAAGACTCCAGCTTTAGCTTTGTCTTCACAAAGTTGTAGGGACAAATTACACCTCGAAGATCCAATTCCTCCATGCGCTCTCAATCTTCTCCCGCCGCCGGCTTATTAATACATAAAACTATTTACCTACTTCATTTATTCCTAAATATTTTCATAGTCAAAATAACAAAAGAGCGTGCCGGATTTTGACCGGCACGCTCTTTTCAACTACAAAAATGGCTTGTAAACAGAAACCTATTGAACGGTACCCTTGTTAAAGTTCTTGCGATCATCGCCATAATCAGTGGCGATAGTTTTATCTGTCCGCTCATTGACTGTTGTCGGCTGGGGGGCACATTGCCAGCAAGGCGCAGCGCCAGTCACTATACCAACTTCGCTGGTAATTCCTGACTTGACTTCCCCTGGCTGCACTGAACCGTCTGGGATTCCAGTGTAAGAGCCACTCTTTACAGTAAGACCTCTTGCCCCATAGGGATCTGGCTTTTGACCAAACCCGCCACCAAAGTCTGGGTTATCGGCCCCACCTAGTAATTGGGACCCGGTCAACACATACACATCACGGACCAACTTTCTCCCGGTTCCAAACTTTTGATCCTCGGAAGTTTCATTCGCTGCCTGGATCGTGACGTAATCACCCTTATTAATAGCCTTAAGGTTTGCCATGTTGGTTTTACCGTCAAAATACAACTCTTTTAAATTTAAGGCACCACGAAGGGTTTGCCGTTCATCGTGGGAACTTCCTCCCATATCGAGCCACAGCCTTCCCCCTGCGTAATCAATACCGACAACTTCCCCTTGAATCGTTTCATCTGCTGAGAGGTACCGCAACATGTCGTCTTGGTCCATCACTCGTGACCTGTCGCCTACACCCTGAGAGTCTCCGACACCAGTCCCATACCCTACATGCTGAGGTGGACGCTCTTGCGCCACCGCCACGCTCACCGAGCCTGCAAAAATCATTGCTAATCCAAAATACCCTACCTTCCGCATGTGGCTCCTCCTTGGAAGTGTGAGTGAATAATCAAAAAAAACGAACGAATTCAAATATACGATTTTATTTCATGATCAAGGGCACCAACTATAGTCAAGGCGGTAGCCCCTGTCAAGTCAATTCTTGGCTTTCCATCATGGATCAACATACCCGAAATTTCACTTAAAGACTTACACTGTTTTTCCCATTTTTTCTCAATTTTAATTAAAGCCAGTAATGGTGCCCGGAGGGAGGGTCGAACTCCCACTCTCGTGAAAGAACCGGATTTTGAGTCCGGCGCGTCTGCCAGTTCCGCCATCCGGGCAAGTCCATTTCACTTGCGATATCTACCATGAACCTCTATGCAGGTCAAACAGGAAATGCTGATCCCCTTCTCCAATAAATAAACCATAGCGGGGCATTCTCATTTCTTCATAGGTAATCGCTGTCCCATATTTTATGCAATGGAACCCAGCGCAAATTTTTTACCCCATTTTCGAAATAATGTTTCCTTGAGGATGCGATGGTCGGGCAGCATCAACCGTGGATCACCTTTTAATATTTCTCCTGCCATTTGTTTCGCTTTTATTAGTAACACGGTATCTCGGGCCAAATCCGCCACACGAAAATCCATTTCCCCCCATTGCTTGACCCCTAAGACATGCCCAGGCCCACGAATATTCAAGTCTTCTTCCGCCAGTGCAAAGCCGTCTTCACATTGCGCAAACACCCCAAGGCGTCGCCTCGCGATGGAAGGAGAAAACGTATCCCCCTGGGAACTCCTCCCGATCTTATCGAGTGACAATCGACTGGATTCAAGCTTTAAGGGTATTTGCTGGGAATAGGGAGGAATTTTCCCCAAGCCATGAATCAACACGCAATAGCCTTGATAAAGACCTCGTCCGACCCGGCCGCGCAATTGATGCAATTGCGCCAACCCAAACCGTTCCGCATGTTCAATGAGCATGACCGTGGCATTATGAACATCCAAGCCGACCTCGACAACAGTAGTGGCCACTAATACATCAATCTCTTTCTTTTTAAACTGGGCCATGACCACTTGTTTTTCGCGGGATGGCAATCGGCCATGCAGCAAACCGATGCGAAATGGAGCACATTCTTCCCGTAATTGCTCGGCAGCCTCAATGGCTGCCTGCAAATCAATTTTTTCTGATGGTTCAACGAGCGGATACACCACATAAGCCTGCCGCCCCGCTTCTAATTCCTTTCGCATCAAATGATGCGCGTCTTTCCGTTGGCCGGTGGGGAACAGCATCGTCTTTACGGGTTTTTTCCCTGGAGGAAACTGATCAATCACCGATACATCCAAATCCCCATAAAGCGTCATTGCCAAGGTCCTGGGAATAGGCGTGGCGGTCATCACCAACACATCGGGATGCCATGGCGCTTTCCCACGAAGCTGCGCGCGCTGCAGCACACCGAATTTGTGTTGCTCATCCACAATCACCAACCCGAGCTTGGCAAAGTGCACATCCGGCTGTAACAACGCGTGTGTACCCACCACCACCTGCACCTGACCTGACTGCATTCCGGCAAGTATCTTTCCGCGCTCGCGTCCGGTCTGCCCGCCTTTCAACAAAAGGCACCGGACACCCAGAGCCTCAAATAGGGGAAGCAACGACAAATAGTGCTGTTCGCTCAACACTTCCGTGGGAGCCATCAGGGCAGCTTGATATCCGGACCCACAGGCCATCACGATGGCATAAAGAGCCACGACGGTCTTCCCACACCCCACATCTCCTTGCAGCAAGCGGTTCATACTGATTGGCCGTCCCATATCATGGCTAATTTCCCGGATCACTCGCTCTTGCGCCGAAGTGAGCGAAAAAGGCAACATGGCCTTCAGCTGTTCAACCAACGGGTTGCGAACAGCAAACGGAATGCCTTCAATGTCCTGAGTCTGCCCTTGGCGCCGCATGGCGAGGGCTAATTGCAGGAGAAACAATTCTTCAAACGCCAGGCGTTGGTGCTCTGGTGTCGCATA
The Nitrospiraceae bacterium DNA segment above includes these coding regions:
- a CDS encoding bifunctional riboflavin kinase/FAD synthetase — encoded protein: MKISRGLPAVRPASWPVLTIGNFDGQHLGHRALVQVVVDCARQIKGYPMVLSFAPHPVEVLRPGSVHKFLSDDKEKIAFFDRLGVGELVILPFTRELAGLRPEEFVRQVLRDGLGIRKLFVGENFVFGKGRSGGVKDLVALGTQADFSVEPIAPVIVGQKVVSSTRIRQCLTLGDVGQGAQCLGRPYMLEGIVIPGEKRGKQFGWPTANLRLPGHRVLPADGVYATLTVLKGECLDSIAYIGTRPTFSEEERLLEVHMFDKTLQLYGENISVHFIERVRGDMVFANSQDLVSQMAQDGQRAREILRNYSEGPRIPAVVQGEKV
- the cobA gene encoding uroporphyrinogen-III C-methyltransferase is translated as MTKSVVIHGRVFLVGAGPGDAKLLTLRGKECLEQADVVLYDHLANPELLKFAPSHAECIYVGRKGRGAYRNQAEIHALLVTKAREGKCVVRLKGGDPFVFGRGGEEAEAIADAEIPFEVVPGVTAAVAVPAYAGIPVTHRTLASTVAFVTGHEDPTKPSSAMEWPRFASAEGTLVFLMGMKNLPQIVERLIQEGKPATTPVAVIRWGTYARQRTVVGMLSDIVKLASQADMSPPSVIVVGEVVRLRERLNWHESRPLFGQGVLVTRPRAQAPALSNLLAAQGAEPVECPTLEIHPPDSWTPVDEAIAAISTYDWVIFTSVNGVQSFMERLWFHHKDVRSLAGIRVCCIGPRTREEAARWGIASDLVPQDFQAEGILQALGGVGVASQRILIPRAKVAREVLPEQLKAMGATVHVVHAYQALPPVVDMGPLRDRLRNREIQYVTFTSSSTVKNFCQLFENRQELQELTRHLIVAVIGPITAQTVQEEGLSVDVMALESTVPALVDAMIIHARQNPKDMRLVSSS
- the tilS gene encoding tRNA lysidine(34) synthetase TilS: MSRLAPVIGMERKVDQAIRAKGLFASRDRIVVAVSGGPDSIALFRCLVELRTRWHWDICIGHVDHGFRGAESEGDAKFVEALGERFGVPVLVRRLHLNKYDVKLKKESLQEYARRARYRALEQMVLDRKATKLALGHTADDQAETVLMWMLRGCGTGGLGGIPPRRGMYVVRPLLDIHRSEIVAYLEERQEESRLDSTNVQSVYLRNRIRQHLIPQLKQYSPGIVNVLTRQAHILRDDHAYLETLTDEAFHRTCVTDTMGERQFDRMALLNVPLPIRRRVVRQSLQIIAGHQQSPRFDLVERVLDRLEHGQSGWTIVYKGVRVGQEYDRLVICSCEEMQKPGRDSSGMSVMPLSIPGEVLWYPTGHRFSISTQSSSVMNRQAHHSEIYLDPARFTPELILRSWRPGDIFCPKGLGGRQKKIQDFFSDLKLPRSKRNKVPLLVAPEGIVWVGGLRADERFQVSSSTTSALMARMIM
- a CDS encoding CBS domain-containing protein, with product MVPVKSCMVPVDKIVKVDRDILVKTAAEMMRDNGIGSVIVTSGEEIIGILTDTDLVRRVVAAGADPMRTTVEKIMSAPIVSIEADRTLLDANDLMAKEHIRHLGVTQAGAMVGMISVRDLVVFLTNLPRK
- the hemB gene encoding porphobilinogen synthase, with amino-acid sequence MGFPVHRLRRLRQHDSLRRMVRETQLNPADFIYPLFVTFGKNKQEPIASMPGQWRWSVDRVVQEAKAAWESGVPAVILFGIPEHKDERGSSAYEKDGVVQRAVRALKDHLPDLIVITDVCIDEYTSHGHCGIVRDGRILNDETLECLQAMALSHVEAGVDMVAPSDMMDGRVAAIRQALDQQGFSEMPIMAYSAKYASALYAPFRDAAFSSPSFGDRRSYQMDAANAREALREVELDIQEGADIVMVKPALFYLDILRRVRELAAVPVAAYQVSGEYSMIKAGAQLGWVNEASVMMESLLAIKRAGADLILTYFAKEAACLLTRDGV
- a CDS encoding glutamyl-tRNA reductase, with the protein product MNIIVLGLNHRTASVELRELLAIQDSRMGEALGRLMAYSEIKEAMYLGTCNRVEVYAVVEKGEWGFRQLEDFLVSTHFSLSSEDLLPHLYRYSDDDAIAHLFRVSASLDSMVVGEPQVLGQVKEAYELALTHRSSGVILNKVVKKAISVGKSVRTKTRIGEYAVSVSYAAVELAKKVFSNLKQRVVLLVGAGEMGKLAAQHLVNQGVKEVLITNRNHHRAFTLAERFHGQAVPYEQLRSTLPKVDIVICATGAPHYVITKDDIEMAVYHRMNRPMFLIDITVPRNIDPAVKDVDNAYVFDIDDLKAHVGHNQEERLKEAETAEHMVREEVGSMVAWVRGLEATPTIVALRKKAEEIKQGELEKVFGRLGELSPKDRAAIEGLASAIVNKLLHGPVVTLKSEAQSQNGFAFIEAARRFFELREREIHSGEIPLLEDETGDGISEEPLPHKDGI
- the hemC gene encoding hydroxymethylbilane synthase; its protein translation is MRSTLIVGTRGSQLAIWQAEWVQAQLKALAPDTSVILKRIQTSGDKIQDVPLAKIGGKGLFVKEIEEALLRRDIDLAVHSMKDVPSELPEGLGIICVPEREDPRDALIAREGHTLATLPIGARVGTSSLRRQAQLLHARPDLEIAMLRGNVDTRLRKVREGQYDAIILAASGLKRLGWDQEVTEYLSVDVSLPAIGQGSLGLEGRKDDSWIRDLVAQFEHRPTRIAVTAERALLAGLEGGCQVPIAGYATLLGDTLTLDGLVTSLDGKRYIRQVVSGPAGEAESIGMQVAGQLLDGGAQPILQEIYGMA